From the Lysobacterales bacterium genome, one window contains:
- a CDS encoding DUF2200 domain-containing protein, with amino-acid sequence MLKHRVFAIKFASLYPMYVKKATSKGRTQAELDEVIRWLTGYSEQGLQQQIASSNDLETFYAQSPAFHPNAVLIKGLVCGVRVEDVEDPLMRKIRYLDKLVDELAKGKPMAKILRA; translated from the coding sequence ATGCTCAAGCACCGCGTTTTCGCGATCAAGTTCGCGAGTCTGTATCCGATGTACGTCAAGAAGGCGACGAGCAAGGGACGGACGCAGGCCGAGCTGGACGAGGTCATCCGTTGGCTGACGGGTTACAGCGAGCAAGGTCTGCAGCAGCAGATCGCGTCAAGCAACGATCTCGAAACCTTCTATGCGCAATCGCCCGCGTTCCATCCGAACGCGGTGCTGATCAAGGGGCTCGTCTGCGGCGTGCGCGTCGAGGACGTCGAAGATCCGCTGATGCGAAAGATCCGTTACCTCGACAAGCTCGTCGACGAACTCGCCAAGGGCAAGCCGATGGCGAAGATCCTGCGGGCCTGA